In Trichocoleus desertorum ATA4-8-CV12, a single window of DNA contains:
- a CDS encoding YdcF family protein produces MFELLTLVLLWLLVGIIIWYVLQKLIPKEYYTWLGAFVMVLFIILAFLTPTSRIVSTVWSVLSLPFKPLGLSLLLLASAAAKMDKGGLKKPGGTLVIAALLILLISSTPFVAYALAQKTEQSAIQFDQQRRELCDLQCPTTLTPPEEQTAAAIAVLGWGTTQANLPYRRQIQLTDTGDRIIYAAQLYQDQLRLGNRPLVIVSAGPRGDLQGKPEEIVEARDIETLLINMGVARDDIVVEPTGVDVRTSAVAVGRILMERRLGDRVILVTSATNTRRAALTFARAGIRVIPRPTNFYTFESGGNLRRRLRLADFVPSADTLVITTRVIEEYLLSVYYFLRGWLAPLGI; encoded by the coding sequence ATGTTTGAACTATTAACGTTAGTTCTGCTGTGGCTGCTAGTTGGCATAATTATTTGGTACGTCCTCCAGAAGCTGATTCCGAAGGAGTACTACACCTGGCTCGGTGCCTTTGTGATGGTGTTGTTCATCATCCTGGCCTTCCTAACGCCGACCAGTCGAATTGTCTCTACCGTTTGGAGTGTGCTATCGCTGCCTTTTAAGCCACTCGGCTTGTCGTTACTGCTACTAGCCAGTGCTGCTGCCAAGATGGACAAAGGTGGGCTCAAGAAACCAGGTGGTACTTTAGTCATCGCGGCCCTACTCATTCTGTTGATTTCTAGTACTCCCTTTGTGGCTTACGCTTTAGCTCAAAAAACTGAGCAATCTGCTATCCAGTTCGATCAGCAACGGCGAGAACTTTGTGATCTCCAGTGCCCTACTACATTGACACCGCCAGAAGAGCAAACAGCCGCCGCGATCGCGGTGTTGGGGTGGGGAACCACGCAGGCAAATCTACCGTATCGGCGGCAAATTCAACTGACTGATACGGGCGATCGCATTATTTACGCCGCTCAACTGTATCAAGATCAACTGCGGCTGGGGAATCGACCTTTGGTGATTGTTAGTGCAGGTCCGAGGGGCGATTTACAAGGCAAGCCTGAGGAAATTGTGGAAGCAAGGGATATTGAAACTTTGCTGATCAATATGGGAGTGGCTCGGGACGATATTGTAGTGGAGCCGACTGGTGTAGATGTGCGAACCAGTGCCGTAGCGGTGGGCCGAATTTTAATGGAGCGGCGACTGGGCGATCGCGTCATCTTAGTCACCTCAGCGACCAACACTCGGCGAGCAGCTCTAACCTTTGCCAGAGCTGGCATTCGAGTCATTCCTCGACCCACCAACTTTTATACCTTTGAGTCGGGTGGCAATCTCAGGCGCAGATTGCGGCTTGCGGATTTTGTCCCTAGTGCCGATACTCTCGTGATCACAACTCGCGTAATTGAGGAGTACTTGCTCTCGGTGTACTACTTCTTAAGGGGTTGGCTCGCGCCTTTAGGTATCTAG
- a CDS encoding sugar transferase, with amino-acid sequence MVPESAFQVPHPSTCSVAKRLLDIVGSIIGLLILALVFVPVAIAIKLDSPGPIFYKQKRYGLHGQPFEIRKFRSMVANADALKALIPNEAKGLIFKNREDPRITQTGRFLRRTSLDEFPQFWNVLRGEMSLVGTRPPTADEVVHYDERHWQRLSVKPGITGEWQVNGRSSVKDFEAIVDLDLRYQSHWTPWYDLTLIFKTVFVIFAKTGAY; translated from the coding sequence ATGGTGCCGGAGTCTGCCTTTCAGGTTCCCCATCCATCCACCTGCTCTGTAGCGAAGCGGTTGCTCGACATTGTCGGCAGCATTATTGGCTTATTGATTTTAGCTTTGGTGTTCGTCCCGGTGGCGATCGCAATCAAGCTAGACAGCCCTGGCCCGATTTTCTATAAGCAAAAACGTTATGGGCTGCATGGCCAACCGTTTGAGATCCGCAAATTCCGCTCAATGGTGGCAAATGCCGATGCCCTCAAAGCGCTAATCCCTAACGAAGCCAAAGGATTGATCTTCAAAAATCGGGAAGACCCCCGAATCACGCAGACAGGTCGTTTTCTGCGTCGTACTAGCCTGGACGAATTCCCGCAGTTTTGGAATGTGTTGAGAGGGGAAATGAGTTTGGTGGGTACCCGTCCTCCCACGGCTGACGAGGTGGTTCACTATGATGAGCGTCACTGGCAGCGCTTGTCTGTGAAGCCCGGTATCACCGGAGAATGGCAAGTCAACGGTCGTTCTTCAGTCAAAGACTTTGAAGCAATTGTGGACTTGGATTTGCGCTATCAGAGTCATTGGACTCCCTGGTACGATCTGACGCTCATCTTCAAGACCGTATTTGTGATCTTTGCCAAAACAGGCGCTTACTAA